Within the Drosophila melanogaster chromosome 3R genome, the region TTCGGctgatttcgtttttattcGACCAGAGGACCATTATTTCCGTTGTTATTTGCCATTATGACAATTCAGTTAGTCAAATTCCGTTACGGGCTTAAAACTAATTTGAGATTAAGTTCCCAGATTCAACCATTGGGGATTTTCTGCAAGCATTTTTGTGCATCACCACACCCAATGGCAGCCGGGAGGAGAGGAAAGGAAGTCGAAGGAAGCAAACGGAAAGCGAAAATGTAATAAGTGATTTACATGACTCGAAGGAATTCCACCGCAGGGCACATGAAATCGAGAAATCGTCGAGTCGATGCCAGAAATCGATACTTCATTAAGATACAACCGAAAGGCAATGGCAATCGTGCCATAGACTTCCATTCGAACTGTGGAGTAGAGTCAGGAAAGCAGAAAAGCAGGAAAGCAGGGCCTAACGACCACGCATCGTTGCCTTCTGCCGCTCCATGGCCTATCTAAATGGTTAGATGACTGATACGACAGTCGGAATCATACCATTCCAGCACTTTAGCTTCACTTGCTCCTCCTGCGTCCTCTCAAAATTCCAGCCACAAAAACTCCATTCAAGGCGGGGCCGCCGTCGAGTGTTTTCGAGTCGTTTTATTGACCCCCAATTTTTGTGACGAGCTCAATGAATGGCGTTGACAGAATGGCGGCCAAAAGGGCTTATGCACCCGGAAAAATCATCATCTGCATATCCAAAAGACCATAGTTATTGAGGAACAACCACTTGAATCGATTTAAAACACTTTATTGTAGAATGAGCACATTTTTCAATAGATACAACATTATACCTAAAATTCATTGTATATCATGTTGCATAGATTTGAAGGtcattttttttcaaagtGCACGATATCAATTTGGTTGGCGGTAATAATTCACATGGGACGACAGTATCACGGATTTATCTAACTGAATTTTTCATGCGCAAATTTCGGTCGCGTATCAAATGCTTGTCGGGGcgccaaattgaaaatttgtggcCTTTTTTAATGCTGTTGTCATATGTTGTCATATATTATGAAAATGTTCTACTCGCACTGGCCAGTTTGCGTTCAGATCGCCTCGGTGCAACTGCATTATAATGTTAATGGGCGGTGGTGACCTTAAAAAGGGGGCCAGTATTTTGACCATTgcaaaaatacatatgtatgtgcaaatGTTCATATATTTgggattttaattatttaagctGGTGACAAAATGACAACAATCGAGAGACCCGCAAATAATTGCAGcggaaattgaaattatgtTTTGCTTGGTCTAATTTTCATTCGGCTTTGGGATTTGGTTTTCCACATTCGCTTGGTTAGCTGCAATTTAAATGCTGCCCTGCATTTAAGTTGCATTTTTAGGGGCGTCGTCTCATTGGTTTAAAGCCGATTAGGTGTAGTCTATAAATTTCACTATCATAAAAGGCTTACACAGTGAGAAATTTGATCGTGCAACATGTATAAACGTTTTTAGTGCCAAATCTAAGAAATCTCTCTATTGGAATCTCTAAAGACGTGCGTTTGCATACTGCATGCATATTTGGCTTTATGATAACGTTCCATGCTGtcataaaattgtatttagtTATGCacacaatatttgcatttctaGCAAGTTTGTAACATACATTGTGGCTAACTTGGCTTAGTCTTACAGCTACTTTGGACAATGGCACACCTTCAGCTCTACATTTTGGCTCTTATTCTGGTCACTTCCATGTGGAATATTCAGACTAGTAATGGATCGGTTCAGTTGATGCTGAGGCTGTATTTTCAATGCTCCTCCAAGGAAATAGTTTCACCTTGTAGGTCTTGTGAGAGATCCTGTGGACAAAGAGAAACCCTGGATTGTGTGAAGGACTGTCGCTATGGATGCATTTGCAAGATGGGTTGGATTCGCAGAAACAGCACCTGTATTCCAATGAGTCAGTGTGAGCAAAAGGATCTTTAAAGCAGCGAATGCCAACAGGTTTTTTCGACTTAATTACTAAGAGTTAAAACTCAATTAGAAAATTTTCCCCTGGATGAGCGAAATCAAATTTCACAACTCCCGCAGCGTTAATTGAAGATTCCTCAATAAAAacgaatggaaaatggaaaaggggaaaatgCAAACTCGTTAACCCATTAAACCAAACGCGAGACTCATGTTTGATCCCGgcttctgtgttttttttgttttttttgggttggATGGAGCGTGGAAGGGGAaagggaaaggaaaggaaagacGCCCATCCAGCGAAAAGCTATTAAGACATAAAACATTTCCAACACCTTCCCGGAACGCCTTCGAAAAGGGAAAAGTGTGGCGGGAGAAGGAAAACTCACACGGAGAAAAGAAATAGGAAGTAGCAGCAGAATGAAATGTTTCTAATTCAACGAAACGCATTTCAACGTAATGAAAATGGAGAAAAGGACCGACagacagccacgcccacagtgCCGTTGACATTTTTTCGAACCTGCCGTTGACTGACAGCTGGAAAAGTGGGCTGGGAAAATGGGTGTCAGTTCTACGGGCTAAATGGGCTTGCGGAGCGTGAGcggaagtgggtggtggtgggcggagTCCAAGGACATGCGTCGCTGGGCGTGCCGTTCTCCTGGCTTTTCGTCATTGCCCTGCTCGCAACACTTTccgcttttattttataatatgaaCAATTTCCTTCGTTCGCCTTTCCATTCGAATCGCTGCCACTTTCGTGAAAAATGCACTccaaaacttttcaatttgagCAAAAGGAGCTTCTCGGATTCATCGCACACCGCCCTTCTTCTTCTGCGTCTTCTtctctttgttgttgctgttgttgttgatgttgttgtagTGTCGTCCTTGTCGCTAATGACAATACACTTGTACTTCGTCCAGAGTGTGCATGGGTGTGTATGTGCgcgtgtgtctgtgtgagCGCGCATTTACGCTCTTTACTTATTTGATTTACGTTTCATTTCCGGCTGCCATATGCTGCCTCGCATACGAATTCAGCCAAGGAAGCAGCGTTTAGCTGCATCTCTGCAGAGAGAGAAAAGTGGCAGCAAGTATCGAGGAagattcataaaaaaaaaagaatggcTTGTAAAATGTATGAACAAAAGTCCAGCAAGACAACATTAGATACTTTTTCCTGGTAGGtaattaaactaaatatatCATTAAACAGAGAACTAAAACTTAATATTATATGAACCTAATACCACTTCATCATTATTCATCTGATATTTAACTAATTGATATATAAATACGCATATCTCGTAGTCAGTTATCTAATTTCCCGTGCAATTTGAGTGTTTTGCACTATgttcgagtgtgtgtgagttttaAGGCGACACACACTAAAAGCCCGGCCCCGTTATCCCGCctgcactcgcacacacacacacaagcacaagTACATGTATGTTATGCAATTATAACTTTTGTCGTTAGCAACTTTAAGCAACTTTAAACGTAAATTGCCGTCGTGAAGTAGCTTTTGGCGCACGCTCTCAAGCGCCgccattcacacacacacacacaccacacatacacactcatAGACACActtatgcacacacacacacacaggagGTTATAGTTTGTTGTCGGCTTTGGAGCAAAGTGTGTGAAAGGTGTTTTATTGAATTAAGTAGGTTTAACGGGATTTCTATAATGCCAGCGACAGTCGGCAGAGCtgcatatgtatttattgtaACTACAGTTGCTAGTTTTGCAGCCCGGAAAAATCGCAGTCAGTTTGCTGGCACGGAAACTGTGGCACTTTCGGTTAAACTTTTGCGTATGTAAtgcatatttcatttaatttttaagagTTGCCAAACcgaaaaatgtgcaaatgaTGGCGAGTTTTGGGTCCGAAAGTTGTAAATTGCCTGGCAGCAGTCAAGTGGCTCGGagtaattatgcaaatcaagCTGAGGTGTTGCCAAATTCCGACAATAGATACGAGACGTATTAGCTAATCAGCCAAGTTAGTCGAAGTTC harbors:
- the CG45546 gene encoding uncharacterized protein; translated protein: MAHLQLYILALILVTSMWNIQTSNGSVQLMLRLYFQCSSKEIVSPCRSCERSCGQRETLDCVKDCRYGCICKMGWIRRNSTCIPMSQCEQKDL